From a region of the Trichoderma atroviride chromosome 6, complete sequence genome:
- a CDS encoding uncharacterized protein (TransMembrane:1 (o12-36i)) gives MQASISPKDDKALPLSLLFLSVSSPHFGITWALIVLNTRKSAITGESFPLPVR, from the exons ATGCAAGCAAGTATAAGCCCCAAAGACGACAAggctctgcctctctctctcttgtttctttcgGTGTCTTCCCCTCACTTCGGTATCACCTGGGCACTTATAGTGCTCAACACCCG GAAGTCCGCAATAACCGGGGAATCGTTCCCGCTGCCCGTGCGTTAA